The sequence CGCCGGTGCCGCCGGTCGCGAGCTTCTGGCGGGTTTCGGCGAGTTCGCGCTCCAGCTTGCGGCGCTCGTCGATCAGCGCCGCGATGCGCGCGGGCACCTCGCCCGGCTGCACTTTCAGCGAGTCGGCGGCTTCGCGCAGCAGTGTTTCCTGCGCGCGGAAGTAATCGGCGGCGGCGGCACCCGCCACCGCCTCGATCCGGCGCACGCCGGCGCCGACCGCGCTTTCGCCGACCACATGCAGCAAGCCGATGTCGCCGGTGCGCCTGACGTGGGTGCCGCCGCACAGCTCGACCGAAAACGGATGGGCCGGATCCTTGTCCCGTCCCGCCCCCATCGACACCACCCGCACCTCGCTGCCGTATTTTTCGCCGAAGAGCGCCATGGCGCCCGCCTTGACCGCTTCTTCCGGGTCCATCAGGCGCGTGACCACCGCTTCGTTGAGGCGGATCTGGCGGTTGACGTCGGCCTCCACGTCGGCGAGTTCGTCGGCGGCGAGCGCTTTCGGGTGGCTGATGTCGAAACGGAGCCGGTCGGGGGCGACCAGCGAGCCTTTTTGCGTCACATGCGCGCCGAGGCGGCGGCGCAGCGCTTCGTGCAGCAGATGGGTCGCCGAATGGTGCGCGCGCAAGCCCCCGCGGCGGTCTGCATTAACCGCCAACGTTACCTCATCCCCAACGCGTAAAGCTCCCCAGTTTCCACTAACGGTTCCTATATGCGCATGTAGATCACCGGCTTTCTTTTGAGTATCCGTGACTTGAAACGTCACACCGTCATCGGTCGACATCCATCCAGTGTCGCCCATCTGGCCGCCGGATTCGGCGTAAAAAGGTGTCTGGTTGACGACGACAACTGCCTCTTCGCCTGTCTTAACCTCGGTTACGGGTGCACCGTTTTTAACTATGGCAACAATCTTGGCTTTGGCCGCCTCGGTCGCGTAGCCGAGAAATTCGGAGGCGCCCACGTCGTCGCGCACCTGGAACCAGACCTGTTCGGTCGCGGCCTCGCCCGAGCCGGCCCAGGCCTTGCGCGCCTCGGCGCGCTGGCGCTCCATCGCCGCCTGGAAGCCGGCCTCGTCGACGCCGAGGCCGCGCGATTTCAGCGCGTCCTGGGTGAGATCGAGGGGAAAGCCGTAGGTGTCGTAGAGCCGGAACGCGGTTTCGCCGTCGAGCTTGGCGCCCTGCGCCATCTTCCCCGTTGCCTCGTCGAGCAGCTTGAGGCCGCGCTCGAGGGTGCGGCGAAAGCGGGTTTCCTCCAGCTTCAGCGCCTCGGTCATCAGGGCCTCGGCGCGCTCCAACTCCGGATAGGCGACGCCCATCTGCGCCACCAGCGCCGGCACCAGGCGGTGCATGAGGGGTTCCGTGCAGCCGATCAGGTGGGCGTGGCGCATGGCCCGGCGCATGATCCGGCGGAGCACGTAGCCGCGCCCTTCGTTGGAGGGCAGCACGCCGTCGGCGATCAGGAAGCACGACGCGCGCAAATGATCGGCGATGACCCGGTGCGAGATGGCGTGCGGGCCGTCCGGTTCGGTGGCCGAGGCGCGGGCCGATTCCTCGATCAGCGCGCGCATGAGGTCGATGGCGTAGTTGTCGTGGGTGCCCTGCATCACCGCGGCGATGCGCTCCAACCCCATGCCGGTGTCGACCGAGGGCTTGGGCAGGTTCCGGCGCGTCTGGGCGTCGACCTGCTCGAACTGCATGAAGACCAGATTCCAGATTTCGATGAAGCGGTCGCCGTCGGCGTCCGGCGTGCCGGGCGGGCCGCCCGGGATGTGGGGGCCGTGGTCGTAGAAGATTTCGGTGCAGGGCCCGCACGGCCCGGTTTCGCCCATGGACCAGAAGTTGTCGGAGGTCGGGATGCGGATGATCTTGGCGTCGGGAAGCCCGGCGACTTTCCGCCAATGGCCGGCGGCTTCCTCGTCGGTGGTGTGGACGGTGACCAAAAGGCGATCGACCGGCAGGCCGAATTCCTTGGTCACCAGATTCCAGGCGAGTTCGATCGCCACGTCCTTGAAATAGTCGCCGAACGAGAAGTTGCCGAGCATCTCGAAGAAGGTGTGGTGGCGCGCGGTGTGGCCGACGTTTTCGAGGTCGTTGTGCTTGCCGCCCGCGCGCACGCACTTCTGCGCGGTGGTGGCGCGCGAATACGGCCGCGCCTCGAGACCGGTGAAGACGTTCTTGAACTGGACCATGCCCGAGTTCGCGAACATCAGCGTCGGGTCGTTGCGCGGCACGAGCGGCGACGATTCCACGATCCGGTGGCCGTGGCGGGCGAAGTAGTCGAGGAAGGCGCGGCGGATGTCGTTGACGCTTTGCATGGGATCGACTTTAGAACCTCGACGGCCGGAATCCAAAGCCCGGCAAGGGCTTGCGAACTAAGGAGCCTGCCGGGATTTTACCGGGGTCAGGGGTTT comes from Rhodospirillales bacterium and encodes:
- the alaS gene encoding alanine--tRNA ligase: MQSVNDIRRAFLDYFARHGHRIVESSPLVPRNDPTLMFANSGMVQFKNVFTGLEARPYSRATTAQKCVRAGGKHNDLENVGHTARHHTFFEMLGNFSFGDYFKDVAIELAWNLVTKEFGLPVDRLLVTVHTTDEEAAGHWRKVAGLPDAKIIRIPTSDNFWSMGETGPCGPCTEIFYDHGPHIPGGPPGTPDADGDRFIEIWNLVFMQFEQVDAQTRRNLPKPSVDTGMGLERIAAVMQGTHDNYAIDLMRALIEESARASATEPDGPHAISHRVIADHLRASCFLIADGVLPSNEGRGYVLRRIMRRAMRHAHLIGCTEPLMHRLVPALVAQMGVAYPELERAEALMTEALKLEETRFRRTLERGLKLLDEATGKMAQGAKLDGETAFRLYDTYGFPLDLTQDALKSRGLGVDEAGFQAAMERQRAEARKAWAGSGEAATEQVWFQVRDDVGASEFLGYATEAAKAKIVAIVKNGAPVTEVKTGEEAVVVVNQTPFYAESGGQMGDTGWMSTDDGVTFQVTDTQKKAGDLHAHIGTVSGNWGALRVGDEVTLAVNADRRGGLRAHHSATHLLHEALRRRLGAHVTQKGSLVAPDRLRFDISHPKALAADELADVEADVNRQIRLNEAVVTRLMDPEEAVKAGAMALFGEKYGSEVRVVSMGAGRDKDPAHPFSVELCGGTHVRRTGDIGLLHVVGESAVGAGVRRIEAVAGAAAADYFRAQETLLREAADSLKVQPGEVPARIAALIDERRKLERELAETRQKLATGGTGGGAAEAKDIKGVRFVPRLLEGVPAKDLKPMADIIKKNIKSGVVALVSVEEGRASLVVGVTEDMAAKVSAVDLVRAGAAALGGKGGGGRPDMAQAGGPDGAKAPDALKAIESALAGGG